The Mercurialis annua linkage group LG8, ddMerAnnu1.2, whole genome shotgun sequence genome window below encodes:
- the LOC126661292 gene encoding phosphoribosylamine--glycine ligase: MTSLALNPIPSLKLNSHRKNLNSFRFSISSCSSFSNANSYLFDRPISFKTNFRDSGHVIKGVRSVSSVSAGTHINGFSEERVVVLVIGGGGREHALCYALQRSPSCDAVFCAPGNAGISNSGNATCISDLDISDSGAVISFCRKWGVGLVVIGPEAPLVAGLANDLVKVGIPTFGPSAEAAALEGSKNFMKSLCDKYNIPTAKYKTFTDPSAAKDYIQAQGAPIVIKVDGLAAGKGVIVAMTLEEANEAVDSMLVKSTFGSAGSRVIVEEYLEGEEASFFALVDGETAIPLESAQDHKRVGDGDTGPNTGGMGAYSPAPVLTRELQSVVMESIIRPTVRGMAAEGCKFVGVLYAGLMIEKKSGLPKLIEYNVRFGDPECQVLMVRLESDLAQVLLAACRGELNGITLNWSSGSAMVVVMASKGYPGSYEKGTVIKNLEEAANVAPTVQIFHAGTSLDADGNFIATGGRVLGVTAKGRDLEEARDEAYRAVEEINWPKGFYRRDIGWRALPEKQFAPGN; the protein is encoded by the exons ATGACTTCCCTTGCTTTAAACCCTATACCCTCTCTTAAACTCAACTCTCACCGCAAAAATCTCAATTCTTTTCGATTTTCAATCAGTTCCTGCTCCTCTTTTAGCAACGCCAATTCTTATTTATTTGATAGACCCATCAGCTTTAAAACTAATTTCAGGGATTCTGGGCATGTAATTAAGGGTGTCAGATCAGTTTCTTCAGTTTCAGCTGGTACCCATATCAATGGTTTTTCCG AAGAGAGGGTGGTTGTGTTGGTTATTGGTGGAGGAGGAAGAGAGCACGCCCTTTGCTACGCCTTGCAACGATCTCCGTCTTGTGATGCTGTCTTCTGTGCCCCTGGCAATGCAGGGATTTCCAATTCTGGGAATGCTACTTGTATCTCGGACCTTGATATTTCTGATAGCGGAGCTGTGATCTCTTTCTGCCGCAAATGGGGTGTAGGACTGGTTGTTATTGGACCTGAGGCGCCTCTGGTTGCTGGCCTTGCAAATGATCTAGTAAAGGTTGGAATCCCCACATTTGGTCCATCGGCAGAGGCGGCGGCTTTAGAGGGTTCAAAGAATTTCATGAAGAGCTTGTGTGACAAGTACAACATTCCTACTGCCAAG TATAAAACATTCACAGATCCGTCGGCTGCAAAAGACTATATTCAGGCTCAAGGAGCACCTATTGTTATCAAAGTAGATGGATTGGCTGCTGGAAAAGGTGTAATTGTCGCTATGACATTGGAGGAGGCAAATGAGGCTGTTGACTCAATGCTCGTGAAAAGTACATTTGGTTCTGCAGGCAGCCGCGTCATTGTTGAAGAATATTTGGAAGGAGAAGAAGCATCTTTCTTTGCACTAGTGGATGGAGAGACCGCCATTCCGTTAGAATCTGCTCAGGACCATAAGCGTGTAGGGGATGGTGATACAGGGCCAAATACTGGTGGCATGGGGGCATACTCGCCAGCACCAGTATTGACAAGAGAACTTCAGTCCGTGGTTATGGAATCTATTATTCGCCCGACAGTGAGAGGAATGGCAGCAGAAGGTTGCAAGTTTGTTGGAGTTCTGTATGCTGGGCTAATGATTGAGAAGAAGTCCGGCTTACCTAAGCTGATTGAGTACAATGTCCGTTTTGGAGATCCTGAGTGTCAG GTACTAATGGTTCGTTTGGAATCTGATTTGGCACAAGTTCTCCTAGCAGCGTGTCGAGGAGAGTTAAATGGAATAACCCTGAACTGGTCTTCAGGGTCAGCCATGGTAGTGGTAATGGCTAGTAAAGGCTACCCCGGGTCCTACGAGAAGGGGACTGTGATTAAAAACCTTGAAGAAGCTGCAAATGTAGCTCCAACAGTGCAAATATTCCATGCTGGAACCTCTTTGGACGCAGACGGAAACTTCATCGCTACCGGGGGCCGTGTTCTTGGTGTTACTGCCAAGGGAAGAGATCTTGAAGAGGCAAGAGATGAAGCATATCGGGCAGTTGAGGAAATCAACTGGCCTAAAGGTTTCTATCGGCGCGATATTGGGTGGCGAGCGCTTCCCGAAAAACAATTTGCAccgggtaattga
- the LOC126662248 gene encoding protein argonaute 2-like, whose protein sequence is MDYRGRARGRGGGRGGWRGAGNDDYGGGRGRGGGRGRGGDRDDDTIDQEYRRHDQYQQQEQPSFSTGGGRGNRGGRGGRGLSYEHGVRGGRGRGGLSYEHGGRDGGYRGGSSGRGVGSGRGSTSSQERIVSQMQSLQVSPAYDINAGHNHVRTISLRVNHFLVNYNPETIIGHYDFDIKPDVTAKAGLLPMDVPKALLSIIRNKLFSDDPSRFPLSMTVYDGEKNIFSKVRLPTGKFKVELSENDGLRLRSFVVEVQLVNELKCDRLDYYLSGRIDLIPRDVLQALDVIMKENPMRKMIYAGRIFHPITPYPEDNLGGGITASRGIKHTLKPTSQGLALCLDYSVLPLHKPMPVLDFLKEHIQGFKLNNFMESRTNVEKALKGLKVTINYRSTSQKFKIACLTDDNTQDITFPFDKGSERKYRLVDYFKEKYNKNILHKNIPCLDLGKNNRINYVPMEFCSIVEGQRFPIENLNKYQSRDLRGISLASPNNRENTILDMIKSSDGPCGGDISKNFEIGVDMYMTKVNGRVLVPPELKLGNSRGRWKKATVNREKCQWTLNRNTVIHSEPIRLWGVLNFSNSNLDYFIKELKNQSKRIDIHMEDHIVVPYKCDTKLLYDINGLHQLLKSISHLQILVCVLPKEDSGYSNIKWICETKIGIKTQCCLSANTVKPNPQFLTNLALKINAKLGGSNVELLKQPRCLQGEGHIMFIGADVNHPASYNSTSPSISAVVATMNWPAANQYSARIYAQDHRAEKILNFGGMCLELVKIYAQKNQAKPEKIVVFRDGVSESQFDMVLYEELKDIKEAFKSIKYFPAITLIVAQKRHTTRLFLDSDKDENVPPGTVVDSVITSLSMSNFYLCSHFGQIGTSKPAHYQVLENEIDLTPEELQEFIFGICFTSAQCTKPVSLVPPVVYADRAAFRGRLYYNTLERNQSSPLTSSSAKQPFKLHPNLENSMFFL, encoded by the exons ATGGACTATAGAGGACGAGCACGAGGACGCGGCGGAGGGAGAGGCGGATGGAGAGGTGCGGGAAATGACGATTACGGCGGTGGTCGCGGTCGAGGCGGTGGTCGCGGTCGAGGCGGTGATCGTGATGATGATACGATTGATCAGGAGTACCGTCGTCATGATCAATATCAACAGCAGGAGCAGCCGAGTTTCAGTACTGGCGGTGGCCGTGGGAATCGCGGCGGTCGCGGCGGTAGAGGTTTGAGTTACGAACACGGCGTCCGCGGCGGTCGCGGCCGTGGAGGTTTGAGTTACGAACACGGTGGCCGTGATGGTGGATATCGCGGCGGTAGTAGTGGAAGAGGAGTTGGAAGTGGAAGAGGCTCTACTAGTAGCCAGG AGCGCATTGTTTCACAAATGCAATCATTACAAGTTTCTCCAGCATATGATATTAATGCAGGCCACAATCATGTCCGAACAATAAGTCTTCGAGTTAATCATTTTCTGGTTAACTACAACCCGGAGACCATCATAGGACACTACGATTTTGACATTAAACCAGATGTAACTGCCAAGGCTGGTCTGCTGCCTATGGATGTCCCGAAGGCTCTTTTATCTATCATCAGGAACAAGCTATTCTCGGATGATCCTAGCCGGTTCCCTTTATCGATGACTGTATATGATGGTGAAAAGAATATTTTCAGCAAAGTCCGATTACCTACAGGCAAATTTAAGGTCGAATTATCTGAGAATGACGGATTAAGGCTTCGCTCATTTGTTGTTGAAGTTCAGCTTGTGAATGAGCTGAAATGCGACAGGTTGGATTATTACTTAAGTGGCAGGATTGATTTGATCCCTCGTGATGTACTGCAAGCTCTGGATGTGATCATGAAGGAGAATCCAATGAGGAAAATGATTTATGCTGGTCGGATTTTCCATCCTATCACGCCTTATCCTGAGGATAATCTTGGTGGCGGAATCACAGCTTCTAGAGGAATCAAACACACCCTTAAGCCGACATCTCAGGGTCTAGCCTTATGTCTGGACTACTCGGTTCTGCCATTACACAAACCAATGCCGGTTCTTGACTTCCTGAAGGAGCATATTCAAGGCTTTAAATTGAACAATTTCATGGAATCGAGGACAAACGTTGAAAAAGCTTTGAAAGGATTGAAAGTGACTATTAATTACAGATCTACCTCTCAGAAGTTCAAAATTGCTTGTTTAACTGATGATAACACACAGGATATAACCTTCCCTTTTGATAAGGGTTCTGAAAGGAAATATAGGCTCGTCGACTATTTCAAAGAAAAATACAACAAGAATATCTTGCACAAAAATATACCGTGCCTTGATTTAGGGAAAAACAACAGAATAAACTATGTTCCTATGGAGTTCTGCAGCATTGTTGAGGGTCAGAGGTTTCCAATAGAGAATCTCAACAAATATCAATCTCGGGATTTGAGGGGCATTTCTCTAGCTTCGCCAAATAATAGAGAGAACACTATACTTGACATGATAAAATCAAGTGATGGACCTTGTGG TGGAGATATCAGCAAAAACTTCGAAATCGGAGTTGATATGTATATGACAAAAGTTAATGGTCGGGTTCTTGTGCCACCAGaattgaaacttggcaattcaAGAGGAAGATGGAAGAAGGCAACTGTGAATAGAGAGAAATGCCAGTGGACCCTTAATAGAAACACAGTGATTCACAGCGAACCAATTCGGTTATGGGGAGTGCTGAATTTCAGCAATTCTAATCTCGATTACTTCATCAAAGAGCTGAAGAATCAGAGCAAAAGGATTGATATCCACATGGAAGATCATATCGTCGTCCCTTATAAGTGTGATACAAAGCTACTATATGATATCAATGGTCTTCATCAGCTGCTCAAAAGCATTAGCCATTTACAGATTCTTGTTTGTGTGCTGCCAAAGGAGGATTCTGGTTACAGCAATATTAAATGGATATGTGAGACCAAAATTGGCATCAAAACGCAATGTTGTTTATCGGCAAACACGGTCAAGCCAAATCCCCAGTTTCTCACGAATCTAGCATTAAAGATAAATGCGAAACTTGGAGGCAGCAATGTGGAGCTTTTAAAGCAGCCTCGGTGCTTGCAAGGTGAAGGCCACATCATGTTTATTGGAGCTGATGTCAATCATCCTGCCTCATACAACTCGACAAGTCCTTCCATATCAGCTGTCGTTGCCACCATGAACTGGCCAGCTGCAAATCAGTATAGTGCACGAATTTATGCTCAAGATCATCGTGCAGAGAAAATTCTGAATTTCGGAGGTATGTGTTTGGAACTTGTGAAAATTTATGCTCAGAAAAATCAAGCTAAACCGGAGAAGATCGTTGTATTCCGTGATGGAGTAAGCGAGAGCCAGTTTGATATGGTTCTCTACGAAGAGTTGAAGGATATTAAGGAAGCCTTTAAATCGATTAAATACTTCCCAGCCATCACTCTAATTGTTGCGCAGAAGCGCCACACCACTCGATTGTTCTTAGACAGTGACAAAGACGAAAATGTACCTCCGGGAACTGTGGTGGATTCAGTAATTACTAGTCTGTCAATGTCGAATTTTTATCTTTGCAGCCATTTTGGTCAAATTGGGACTAGCAAGCCAGCTCACTACCAGGTTCTGGAGAATGAGATTGACCTTACTCCTGAGGAACTACAAGAGTTCATTTTTGGCATTTGCTTCACTTCTGCTCAATGCACCAAGCCGGTCTCACTTGTTCCTCCGGTGGTTTATGCTGATCGTGCGGCTTTTAGAGGTCGACTTTACTACAATACGCTCGAGAGAAATCAGTCTTCACCTTTAACATCATCATCGGCTAAGCAGCCTTTCAAGCTGCACCCTAACTTGGAGAACTCTATGTTCTTCCTTTGA